Proteins from a genomic interval of Trichoderma breve strain T069 chromosome 2, whole genome shotgun sequence:
- a CDS encoding cytochrome oxidase assembly protein domain-containing protein gives MAVFAAGLRRAALQMPSRFFVCNQCLRQAPRRSPSTILNIVRSRGYADAKPLESLAAQNASAVASQVQAKASKAFPKKTTSKAVAYWLIGSAASCFGIVVWGGLTRLTESGLSITEWRPVTGSLPPMSLADWESEFEKYRASPEFQLLNPHMTLEEFKKIYFMEWTHRLWGRFIGMSFVLPSLYFVARRRVSPRMAANLLGISSLIGFQGFIGWWMVKSGLKDDLFAPGSHPRVSQYRLTTHLATAFVCYSWMLMSGLTILRTRRLLADPAAASAVINAIKNPALKTFRRSVLGVTGLVFLTAMSGGLVAGLDAGLIYNEFPKMGLGFTPPKSELWDKFYSRKEDGSDLWWRNMLENPSTVQLDHRIMAITTFCTILALFAYARTGKVAAALPKNAKKGTTGLVHLVTMQAALGISTLIYMVPTHLAATHQAGSLAVLTGALVLAHRLHIPKSTVRMIEKKLKQIKP, from the exons ATGGCCGTCTTTGCAGCTGGGCTTCGGAGGGCTGCCCTCCAGATGCCCTCGAGGTTCTTTGTCTGCAACCAATGCCTTCGACAGGCGCCCAGACGCTCTCCCTCGACAATTCTGAATATCGTACGATCACGAGGATATGCCGATGCGAAGCCATTGGAAAGTCTGGCGGCCCAAAATGCTTCAGCTGTGGCATCCCAGGTGCAAGCCAAGGCTTCAAAGGCGTTTCCTAAGAAAACCACCTCAAAGGCCGTCGCATATTGGCTCATTGGCAGTGCCGCCAGCTGCTTTGGCATCGTCGTCTGGGGTGGACTAACAAGATTGACCGAGTCTGG ACTCAGCATAACGGAATGGAGACCCGTCACCGGCTCTTTGCCTCCCATGTCGCTTGCCGACTGGGAGTCTGAATTCGAAAAATACCGTGCGTCCCCGGAATTCCAGCTGCTCAACCCTCACATGACGCTGGAGGAGTTCAAGAAGATTTACTTCATGGAATGGACCCATCGCCTCTGGGGTCGCTTCATCGGCATGTCGTTTGTCCTCCCCTCGCTGTACTTTGTCGCGCGCCGCCGAGTCTCCCCCAGAATGGCCGCCAACCTCCTCGGTATTTCTAGCTTGATTGGTTTCCAGGGCTTCATTGGCTGGTGGATGGTCAAGTCTGGTCTCAAGGACGATCTCTTTGCTCCTGGCTCCCACCCGCGTGTCTCCCAGTACCGATTGACTACTCACTTGGCTACCGCCTTTGTCTGCTATTCCTGGATGCTCATGTCTGGCCTGACTATCCTCCGCACCCGTCGTCTGCTCGCCGACCCTGCTGCCGCCTCCGCTgtcatcaacgccatcaagaacCCCGCCCTCAAGACTTTCAGACGCTCAGTTCTTGGCGTCACCGGCCTCGTTTTCCTCACTGCCATGTCTGGTGGCCTGGTTGCCGGTCTCGACGCCGGCCTCATCTACAACGAGTTCCCCAAGATGGGCCTCGGCTTCACCCCGCCAAAGTCTGAGCTGTGGGACAAGTTCTACTCCCGCAAGGAAGACGGCTCTGACCTGTGGTGGCGCAACATGCTCGAAAACCCCAGCACCGTCCAGCTTGACCACCGAATCATGGCCATCACGACCTTTTGCACAATCCTAGCTCTCTTCGCATACGCCCGCACCGGAAAGGTCGCTGCCGCGCTCCCCAAGAACGCAAAGAAGGGCACTACCGGCctcgtccatctcgtcaCCATGCAAGCGGCCCTCGGTATCTCCACCCTCATCTACATGGTTCCCACACACTTGGCGGCCACTCACCAGGCTGGCAGCCTTGCTGTTCTCACTGGCGCATTGGTGCTCGCTCACCGACTACACATCCCAAAGTCGACGGTGCGGAtgattgagaagaagctgaagcagatTAAGCCATGA